The Solicola gregarius DNA window ACACGCCATGACCAACGATGTGCTGGAGCGCCGCTACGGCGCCACGCGCACGCGTCGTTGGCCTGTCATCACCGCGGCGTCGGTCCTCGGCGTGGTCGCGCTCGCGTGGGTCACGTGGGTCGCGCTCGACCAGGATCGCCCGTTGTCGTACCAGCTGAGCGGCTACGACGTCGTTTCGGACACCCAGACGGTCCTCACCATCGAGCTCAACCGCGATGACGGCCATGCCGTCGAGTGCGAGATCTATGCACAGGCCGACGACCACTCGATCGTCGGTGAGCGAACCGTGAGCGTACCGGCCGGCGAGTCCGGCACGGTACGCGTCGACGAGCCGATAAAGACGGAGCGACGAGCCGTCAACGGCGTCTTGAGGACCTGCCGCCTGGCCGGCTGAGACGTTCCCACCCGCCGCGTCTCGCGACACTTGCTATGGTCGCCTATTCGCACCGGGTGCTTCCCCGACAGACCGCATCCAACCAAGGAGCACGAACCGTGACACAGCCAACCGAAACGAACACCGTCTGGCTCACCAAGGACGCGTACGAGCGTCTGCAGGCAGAGCTGGATCATCTTCGTGGTCCTGCCCGGGCGGAGCTGGCTGCGCGCATCGGGGAGGCGCGCGACGAGGGCGACCTGCGCGAGAACGGCGGGTACCACGCGGCCAAGGAGGAGCAGGGCAAGTCCGAGGCGCGCATCCGCCAGCTCGAAGACCTCCTGCGCCGCGCCGAGGTCGGCGAGCAGCGCGAGGACGACGGTCTGGTCGAGCCCGGCATGATCGTCACGATCCGGTTCGCCGGCGACGACGACACCGAGAAGTTCATGCTCGGATCGCGCGAGCTCCTCGCGCTCGACCCGTCGGTCGATCTGGAGGTCTTCTCACCGGAGTCACCGCTGGGCTCGGCGATCAACGGCAAGTTCAAGGGCGACAAGGCGACGTACACCGCGCCGAACGGCAACGACGTGACGGTCGAGGTCGTCGACGCCAAGCCGTTCACCGGCTGACCCCTCCCCGAGATTTGGGCCCGAACGTCCCGGCGGGGCGGGAGCCAGCGGGTTCCGCGCCGCTGCCGGGTTTCCCCGGTTCTTTCGGTGCGATTACCCGGCGCCGCCGGGTTTCCCGCTTCTTTCGGTGCGACTTCTCGCCGCTTCGGTCCCGCGCGCTGCCGGCCTCCCCGCCGCGTCGGCTGGCACAAAGACGCGGCGACGACGGGACCGGTGGGCATTGGTTTCCCACCGCTGCCGGCTTTCGCGTCTTCTTCGGTGCGACTACCCGCCGCTTCGGTCCCGCGCGCTGCCGGCCTCCCCGCCCTGTCGGCTGGCACAAAGACGCGGCGACGACGGCGGTGCGTACGGCGTGGGGTTTCCTGCCGGGTTTCCCGCTCCTGGGGTTGCCACTTTCACGGTTTCCCGGTCCGTCGGTGCAGGGTTTCGACGGACCGTCCACGATGTAGACGGTTGTGGGCACTCGGCATGGTGAACGTCCACTTTGCATGGGTCTTCACCGTGCAAGGTGGATGTTTGCCGTGCCTGGTGTGAACGGTGTGACGGCAGGGGCCGGTGTGGCACCGAAACCGAACGTCACCCCGATCCCATCTTAAGGTGACGGGAAAGCCGCGAAGCAACCCCAGCCGAAGCGCCGTATCGCGCGTCGTCGCCGTTTTCCCAGCCGATGCGGCGGGCAAGCCGGCATCGAAGGGAACCGATGCGGCGGGATGCCACCGAAAGCTCCTGTCCCGTCGTCGCCGCGTCTTTCCCAGCCGAAGCGGCGGGAAAGCTGGCGGCCAACCCGTTTCTCGAGTGGAAACGGGACGTTTCGGCCCGAATCTGGGGGATCAGAAGCTCAGGGTGTAGCCGGCTTGCGTGAGTTCGGTCTCCACTCGCTCCCGATGCTCCGGGCCGCGCGTCTCGACCTGCATCGACACCTCGACCTCGTCGAGGTGCAGGGCGGCCGACGTGCGTTCGTGTACGACGTCCAGCACGTTGACGTCCATCTTCGCGAGCAGGTCGAGCAGCTCCCGCAGCCCACCGGGCCGATCGGGGATCCTGGCCCGGAACGCGAAGTACCGCCCGGCCGCGGCCATCCCGTGCCGCAACAGGTGGATGAGCAGCAGCGGGTCGACGTTGCCGCCGCTGAGAACGCACACCACGGGGCCCTCGAACTTGTCGCGGTTGTCCAACAGCGCGGCGACCGCGGCGGCGCCGGCGGGCTCGACGAGCTGCTTCGCCCGTTCGAGCAGCAACAGCATCGCCCTGCTCAGCGCCTCCTCGGAGACGGTCAGGATCTCGTCGACATTCGCCGAGATCGCCGCGAACGGAACGTCGCCCGGCCTGCGTACGGCGATGCCGTCGGCCATGGTCGTGCGTCCCGGAACGGCGACGGGGTGGCCGGCACGAAGCGACTCGGGGTACGCCGCGACCCGCTCGGCCTGCACACCGACGACGCGTACGTCGGGACGCAGCTCGCCGATCGCGCTCGCGATGCCGGCCGCCAGTCCGCCGCCGCCGACCGGCACGATGACGGTCGCCACGTCGGGCACCTGCTCGACGATCTCGAGCCCGACCGTCGCCTGCCCCGCGACGATGTCGACGTGATCGAACGGATGGATCAGCACCGCGCCGGTCGCTTCGGCGAACTCCGTGGCCGCGACCAGGCAGTCGTCGACACTCTCGCCGGTGAACCGGATGTCCGCGCCGTACGCGCGGGTCGCCTTCTCCTTGGGGATGGGGGCACCCTCCGGCATGAAGACGGTCGACTTCGTACCGAGCAGCGACGCCGCCAACGCAACGCCCTGCGCGTGGTTGCCGGCACTCGCCGCGACGACCCCGCGGGCACGCTCCTCCTCGCTGAGGTTGGCGATGCGAACGTACGCGCCGCGGATCTTGAACGAACCCGCGCGCTGCAGATGCTCGCACTTGAGCAGGACGGGTACGTCGGTCATCGCGGAGAGCGATCGGGAGACCTCGATCGGCGTGGTCAACGCGACGTCGCCGAGCAGGGTCGCCGCCGCGCGTACGTCGTCGATCGTGACGGTGGGGGTGTGCTGCATGGGACGACTCTAGGACCTTCCGGGCGTCAGCGGGCCGCCGCCGCCTCGGGTTCGCGCGACAGGTCGGCCTGCTCGCCGTAGCGCCCCGCCAGGTAGCGCACCACGGCATTCGCGCATGCGGCGGTCGGCACGGCGACGAGCGCGCCGACCACGCCGGAGATCGTGATGCCGGCCGCGATCGCGAGGATGATCGCGAGCGGGTGCACGCGTACGAGCCGGCCCATCAGGAACGGCTGGAGTACGTGCGACTCGAGCTGCTGCACGAGCAGCACGGCGACCAGCATGAGCACTGCGGTCCAGAAGCCTTGGTCGACGAGAGCGACCAGCACGGCGACGATCCCGGACACGAACGCACCCACGATCGGCACGAACGCGCCGAGGAAGACCAGCATGCCGATCGCGAACACCAACGGTACGCCCAACAGCCACGCCGCGAACGCGATCGCGACCGCATCGACCGACGCGACGAGCACGGTCGCGCGTACGAAGGCGGTCAGCGAGATCCACGCGACATGCCCGGACCCGTCAACCGCCTCCCGCGCCTTGCGCGGCACCAGCGCCACGATGAACCGCCAGATGCGCTCACCCTCGTACAGGAAGAAGAACGTCGAGAAGATCACGATGAACGTACCGGCCGCGACGTGCGTCAGACGCGACCCGAACTCGGTCGCGCGCTGCACGACCTCACCGTCGTCGCCCTGGACGGCGTGCTGGGCGCGGTCGATCCAGGAGTCGAGCTGCTCGTCGGACAACCCCAACGGGCCGTCGCGCAACCAGTCCTGGATCTCGCCGAGTCCGTCGGCGACGGACGTACGCAGGTCGTCGATCTGGGCGATGACCTGCTGGCCGACGAGCGTGAGGATGCCGACGATCACGGCGATGCCCGCGAGCACGACGACGATGGTGGCGAGTACGCGAGGGACCCGGAGCCGCACGAGCGCATCGACGAACGGGATGCCGAGCGCCGTCATGAGTACGGCGATCGCGATCGGCACCGTGATGTCGGAGAAGAACGACAGGATCCGGTAGACGACGTAGCTCGCCAGCGCGATGACCAAGACCCGCCAGCCCCATGCGGCGGCCCGCTCGACCCCGATCGGTATGTCGAGACGGCGTACGTGCGGCGACTCCTCGACACCGCGCGCGTCGTGTTCGGGCTGCTCCCGCGTGGGCGCAAGCTCCTCGGCGAGCTCGTCGCCGTCGACGACGCGGCCGACGTCGCGGTTCAGAATCGCCCGCTGGCGTTCGAGCCGCTTCCCCCATCGCCCCATGTCAGGCCTTGCTGGCCTCGAAAGCGTGCTCCAGGTCGGCCACCAGGTCGGACCCGGTCTCGATACCGACGGAGAGGCGTACGAGGTCGGGCGGCACCTCGAGCGGCGAGCCCGCCGCCGAGGCGTGCGTCATCCGGCACGGATGCTCGATCAGCGACTCGACACCGCCGAGCGACTCCGCGAGCGTGAACAGCTCGGTGCGGTTGACCAGGTCGACCGCCGCCTGCTCGCCGTCGCGCATCCGGAAAGACACCATGCCGCCGAAGCGCTTCATCTGCCGCTTGGCGATCTCGCGGCCGGGGTGCTCGGCGAGACCGGGGTAGATCACCTCGCTCACCTCGTCGCGGCCCTGCAGGAAGTCGACGATCTGCTCGGCGTTGTGGCTGTGCCGGTCCATCCGGAGTCCGAGCGTCTTCAGCCCGCGCAGCACGAGCCACGAGTCGAACGGGCCGGCGACCGCGCCGACCGCGTTCTGGTGGTACGCGATCGGCTCGGCGTGCTCGGCGTCTCGTACGACCAGCGCACCGCCGACCACGTCGGAGTGGCCACCGGCGTACTTGGTGGTCGAGTGCACGACGATGTCGGCGCCATGCGTCAGCGGTTGCTGCAGGTACGGCGAGGCGAAGGTGTTGTCGACGACGAGCAGGGCGTCGGCCTTGTGCGCGACGTCAGCGACGGCCTGGATGTCGGCGATGTTCAGTAGCGGGTTGGTCGGCGTCTCGACCCAGACGATGCGCGTCTCTCCCGGCCGGATGGCGTCGCGCACCGCGTCCACGTCGGTGACCGACACCGGCGTGTACGCGAGTCCCCAGTGCTTCTCGACCCCCTCGAACAGCCGGTACGTGCCGCCGTACGCGTCGTCGGGAATGACGACATGCTGGCCGGGCCGGGTCAGGGCGCGCAGCAGGGTGTCTTCCGCGGCGAGACCGCTCGCGAACGCGAACCCGCGCGAACCCTGCTCGAGGCTGGCCAGGCACTCCTCGAGCGCGGTGCGGGTCGGATTGGCACTGCGCGAGTACTCGTACCCCTCACGTAGCCCACCGACACCGTCCTGCTTGTAGGTGCTGGTGGCGTAGATCGCCGGCACGACCGCGCCCGTACGCGGATCGGGTTCCTGGCCGGCGTGAATTGCTCGGGTCTCGAAGCCGTGGTCAGTCACGTGCGCGAGCCTAGCCCCCGGACGAGCCGGCATGCAGCCGGCGTACGAGCGCGTGCACCTGTTCGGCCAGCTCGGGCACGGGGCCATCGACCTCGATGCCCGGCGCGACCTCCTGGATCGGCAACGCGCGTACGGGAGACGGCTCGGCACCGAGTTCGGCTGCCCACTGCGCCATCAGCGCCGATGAGCTCGCGTACACGATGCGGCCGAGCCCGACCCACGCGTGTGCGGCCGAGCACATCGGGCAGTGCTCGCCGGAGGTGTAGACGGTAGCCGCGGGTCTCTCTTCGGGGTTCAGGTTCTCCGCCGCCCAGCGGGCGAGCTCGAACTCCGGGTGCCGGGTCTGGTCGCCGTCTGCCGTGCGGTTGCGGTCTTCCGCGCGTACGCGTCCGTCGGCGTCGACGAGCACGGAGCCGAAGGGCTCGTCGCCGGCCTCGAGCGCCTCCTCCGCGAGCTCGACGCATCTCCGCAGGTGTCGGATGTCTGTCTCATCAACCACGTCGGGAAGGATAGGCGCATCTCGTTCGTTGTGCCTGGTGGACCACCTAGGAGGCGCCCATGATCTTCGGTCAGGACAAGACCCGACTCGTCACCAGCGACGACGCGCTGCGGGGTCGCGACACGCGGCCGTTCGAGGTCGGCACCACGCATGCGGTGCTGGGCACTCCGATCGAGGCCGACCCACCCGCGGGGTACCGCGTTGCCGTCTTCGGTCTCGGCTGCTTCTGGGGCGAGGAGAAGACGTTCTGGGAGATCCCGGGCGTGTGGTCGACGTCGGTCGGGTACGCCGGCGGCAGCACCCCGAACCCCACGTACGAGGAGGTCTGCTCTGCGCGCACGGGCCACGCCGAGGTGGTGCGGGTGATCTTCGACCCCGCAGTGGTGACGTACGAGCAGCTGCTCAAGGTGTTCTGGGAGAACCACGACCCGACGCAGGGCATGCGTCAGGGAAACGACCGCGGCACGCAGTACCGGTCGTTGATCCGCACGACCAGCGACGAGCAGCAGGCGGCCGCCGAGGCGTCGCGCGCCGCGTACCAGAAGGCGATGACCGAGCGCGGCTACGGCGAGATCACCACGACGATCGAGCCGCTGCAGACGTACTACTACGCCGAGGACTACCACCAGCAGTACCTCGCCAAGAACCCGTTCGGCTACTGCCCCATCCACGCGACGGGTGTCGAGTACGCCGGCTGACAAAGTACGCCGGCTGACAACGAGCCGATTCCCGCCGAGGTACGGATTCCGGCCAATCAAGGTTGGCGGGATTGGCGGGAATCCGTACCTCGGCGGGACCTTAATATGGAAACGGGGTAAGGTTTGCCTTCCAAGGCAAACCTCAGGGCGGAGCCGCCCGAGCGTGGCGCGGTCAGTTCACCTGGCGCTCCCTGCCTTCCCAGTGCGGCTTACGCAGCTCGCGCTTGAGCACCTTGCCCGTCGGCGACGTCGGCAGCGCCTCGACGAACTCCCAGCCCTTCGGGACCTTGAACTCGGCCAGGTACGCGGCGCAGTGCTTCGCTAACTGCTCGGGATCCGGGCTGGCGCCGGGACGCGGTACGACGACCGCGTGCACCTGTTCGCCGGTGCCGTCGTCGGGGACCCCGATCACAGCGCACGCGGCCACGTCATGATGGGAAGCCAACGCGTTCTCCACCTCGGTCGAGTGCACGTTGTCGCCACCGACCACGATCACGTCCTTTACCCGGTCGACCACGTAGACATAACCGGCCTCGTCGAGGTACCCGATGTCGCCGGTGTGCACCCACCCGCCTCGAAGTACCTGTGTCGTGGCGTCGGGGTCGTTCCAGTACCCCTGCATCACCCCCGGCCCGCGCAGCAGGATCTCGCCCGGCGTGCCCGTCGGTACGTCGACGTCGTCCGCGTCAACGACCCGCAGCTCGGAATGAATGGCAGTCCTGCCCGCGGACCGGCGTTGAGGTCCGGGCCGGTGGTCCGCAGGGGTCATCAACGTGCACGACATCGTCTCCGTCATGCCGTAGACCTGGCCGAATCCGGCGTGCGGGAAGACCGCTTCGGTACGTTCCAGCAGCCGCTCGGTGATCGGTGACCCCCCGTAGAAGACGAGCCGAAGACTGTCGAGGTCGCGCCGCGCCGCGTCCGGGTGGTCCACGACCTGCTGCAGCATCGACGGCACGACGAACATCGCCGTGATCCGGTGCGCCTCGACCATCTCGAGCACGACGGCCGGGTCGAATCTCGGCAGCGGTACGAGCGTGTTGCCGTACTGCGAGGTCGCGAGACACGTACCAACACCCGATACATGTGACATCGGTGTCACCTGCAGGAGCCTCGTGCCCGGCCGTACGAACTCCGGAAGAGTCGCGCCGAAGGCCTGGGCCAGGCTCAACATCGAGCCGCCGGTGTGCATCACGGCCTTGGGCAGCTCCGTCGTCCCGCCGGTGTGGACGAGCGCGGCCAGCTCGTCACCGCCGCGTCGGGCGTCGGGGACAGGGGCGGTGCCCGCGATGAGCGCCTCGAAGGCCGTCGTGTCCGCCGGCGGCGGCCCGTCCCCCATGTGGATGACCGACCGAAGGCCCGCGTACGCCGCCCTGATCTGCGGCACGAATCCCGCGAACGCGTCATCGACGAGCAGGATGCTCGTCTCGGCCTCGGCGAGCATCGGCGCCATCTCGAACGGCGCCCGCACGATGTCGACCACGTCGATCACCCCGTCGGCCCACGGGATCGCAAGCGCAGCCTCGGCGAGACGATCGGAGTTGAGACCGAGGATGCCGACGCGAGCCCCGTCGCGTACGCCCAGCTCGCGCAGCGCGCCGGCCAGCCGAGCCACTCGATCGGCCTGCTCGGTAAAGGTACGTGTCCGTTCGCCGAAGATGGTGGCGATCCCATCCGGTTGCTGCTGCAGGGCACGGTGGAGGCCCTGCGTCCAGTAGATGTCGTGTCGCGCCTTCATGCCCCGACGATGAGCGACGGCGCTGCCAACCCGCTGTCAGATCACTGCCGGCCACGGGTAGGTCCAGCGCAGACGGTTTGAGTCAGGTCAGCGGGCGTACGTCCGCCACGTCGTACTCGGACACGGACGCGGAGAGGATCGCCGCACCCTGTTCGTCGCTGGGACCGCTGCCACGGAACGCCTCGACGGCTTCTCGTGACTCCCAACGCTCGTAGATGTCGATACGCGCGGGGTCGACCACGTCGGCGCTGATCGCGAAGTCGATGCAGCCTGGCGTACTCCGCGCCTGCTCGACCACGCTCGCGCACCCCGCGAGGTACGACTCGCGATCCGCTGGGCCGACGATGAGATGTCCCGCCACGATCACCATGTGCAGCTCCCCTATCGCGGTTGTCTGTTCACTCGCCTAGTCTGCCGGACGTGGCAGCACACGAACTGTCTCGCACCGATGCGCGCCGCATCGCCGTACGCGCGCAGCTGCTCGATGCCGCGCGACCCGCCGACCTGCATGAGATGGTGCGGCGCCTGAGCCTTCTCCAGGTCGACCAGACGTCCGCCATCGCCCCGAACGCCGATCTCAGCTCGTGGAGCCGCCTCGGCTCGACGTACGCACCCGGCGACCTCGAGCGGGCACTCGCCGACGGCAGCATGGTCGAGCTGCGCGGGTTCATCCGGCCCGCGCAGGATCTTGCGCTCTACCGCGCCGACATGGCCGCCTGGCCGGGCTCGGGTGATGTCGCCGAGTGGATGCTGGCTCAGCGCGACTGGATCGACGACAACGACGCGTGCCACCGCGACATCACCGCCCGACTCGAGCTCTCCGGCCCGCTCACCGCACGCGATATCCCGGACACCTGCATCGTGCCGTGGCGCTCGACCGGGTGGAACAACAATCGCAATGTCAGGATGATGCTCGACCTGATGGAGCAGCGCGGCGAGATCGCGACGGCGGGCCATAAGGGCCGTGATCGCCTGTGGGACTTGGCGGTTCGTGTCTACCCCGACGACGCGGTCGTACCGGCTCCCGAGGCGCGGCTCCTACGCGATGAGACGCGGCTGCGCGCGCTCGGCATCGCGCGAGGCAAGACGACCGCGTGCCCGGTCGAGCCGAACGACGTCGGCACCGCCGGTGAGCCCGCCGTCATCGACGGCGTCCGCGGCGAGTGGCGGGTCGACCCGGCTCAGCTCGGGCAGCCGTTCTCGGGGCGCGCCGCGCTGCTGTCGCCGCTCGATCGGCTCGTGTACGACCGCTCGCGGATGGCCGAGCTTTTCGACTTCGACTACCAGCTCGAGATGTACAAGCCCGCGGCCAAGCGACGCTGGGGCTACTTCGCGCTGCCGATCCTCTACGGCGACCGCCTGGTCGGCAAGGTGGATGCGACGGCCGACCGCAAGGCACGGGTGCTCCGGGTCGACGCGATTCATCGAGACGTCAGGTTCACCAAGACGATGACGGCCGCGATCGACCACGAGATCCGCGATCTCGCCGACTGGCTCGAGCTCGACCTCGACCTGCCTGGTTGACTCGTCCCATGACACGACCGCTGACCCTGATCACCGGCGGTACGCGCGGCATCGGCGCCGCCACCGCCCTGCGCCTCGCCTCCGCCGGACACGACCTGGTGCTGGGGTACGCCCGCGATGCGGCCGCCGCCGAACAGACGGCCGCCGGCGTACGCGAGCAGGGAGTCGACTGCCTGACGGTACGCGCCGACCTGCTTGAGACGGCCGGAATCGAGGCATTGTTCGCGGCAGCGGCCGAGTGCGGCACGCCGACCGGCGTGGTCAACAACGCCGGCGCAACCTTCCATATCGGCCCGTTGTCCGATACGCCCGTCGACGTCGTCCGGCGCACGGTCGACCTGAACCTCACCTCCGCACTGCTCGTCGCCCGAGCCGCCGTACGTGCGTTGTCGACCTCGTTCGGCGGCCGCGGCGGCGTACTCGTGAACGTCTCGTCCGGCGCGGCCACGCTGGGCTCGCCCGGCGAGTACGTCCAGTACGCCGCCGCGAAGGCGGGAGTCGACGCAATGACGGTCGGCCTCGCGCAGGAGGTCGCCGCCGACGGTGTCCGCGTCGTCGGCGTCGCACCGGGCATTGTGCGCACCGACATCCACGCCGAAGCCGGCGAGCCCGACCGCGTCGAGCGAGTAGGCCCGAAGGTGCCGTTGGGCCGAGCAGGTGAGCCGGCGGAGGTCGCCGACGCGATCGCTTGGCTGCTGAGCGACGCCGCGTCGTACGTCACAGGCACGACGCTGCGGGTTGCCGGCGGCCGGTGAGGATCGACGGGTGCCCGTACTTCTCGCGAGTACCGAAACCAGTCAGCGCTTGACTGCGGTCACCATCGCGAACGACAGGTTGGCTCCACCGTCCGCCTCGAGCATGTCGAGCACCGCCCGCTGACTGCCCGGATCGCGCGCGTCGAGCGCCTGTGTCCAGGCCAGCCAGTCCGACCAGCCGCGCTCCTGCGCTCGACATGACGTGACGTCGACCAGACCGGTGCGCGCCCACTGCGCACGCCACCAGTCCGGCGAGTGCCACGCGGCCGCCTCCCAGCCGACGACCTCGCGTACGTGGGCAGGACACTCCTCGTACGTCGCGAACTCTTCACGAAGACAAGGGGTGGCGATGCCGATCCGCCCACCAGGACGCAGCACTCGCAGCAGCGACGGCAGTACCCGGTCGTCGGTGCCGAAGTACTCCCACGAGTCGATGCTGACCATGACGTCGAACTGCTCGTTGTCGTACGACAGGGAGCGTACGTCGGCATTGACGACGTGCACGAGGTCCTCGACGCCGCAGTCCGCGATCACCTTCGTCGCGGCGGCTTCGGACACCCACAGGTCGGTCGCCCACACCTCGGCACCGAACTCCCGCGCCAGGAACACCGAGGTCGCACCGAGTCCGGACCCGAGATCGAGCACCCGTGCCCCGGGCGGAATCACCAGGTCCACGAGCAGGTCCTCGAGCAGCCAGAGCGGGTTCGGCCCCATGTCGAGCGACAGCAGCCACTCCGGGTCGTACGTCGAGGAGCGCGGATAGTCCGTTCGCTGCCACCAGCCACTCACCGGCGCATCGAAGCACGCCCCGCGCTCGGCGTCGACCGAGTTTCGTCGAATGGCCGTGAGATCGTGGCGCCATGGCCGATCTGACCCTGTTCCACAATCCCCGCTGCTCGACGTCTCGGCACGCGTACGACCAGGTCGCCGGCGGCGACGCCGACGTCGTCGAGTACCTCAAGATGCCGCTCGACCGCGGCCAGTTGCTCGCGCTCATCGCGAAGCTCGAGGATCCGCCCGCCGACCTCGTGCGCAAGGACGCGTTCTTCAAGCAGCAGGGTCTGGACGCCGACCGCTACACAACACCGGAGGCGGTCGCCGACCTTCTGGTCGAGCATCCGCGGCTGATGCAGCGCCCGGTTCTCGTTCGCGGCGACCGGGCGATCATCGGCCGCCCGAAGGAGCGAGTCGCCGACTTCCTCGCTTGACCGAGTCGCGTTATGGCGCGATCAGCCGATGCAGGCGCAGCGCGTCGGTGAACGTCGGCGCGCGGCTTCCGCCATCGTCCACGTCGTCGCGGATCGCGGCCCACAGCTCCGCCGTGTTGCGGGCCTCGAGCGGGAGCCCGGACCCATGAGCCGGGATCGGCACGTCGCGTACGCCCGACTCGTCCTGCAGCCGAAGCGACCACGCCGCCATCTGGGGCTGGTTGGAGCCCGGCGCGCCTCCCGGGTGACCGTCGAGCAGCAGTGTTGCGAGCTCGCCCGCGATTGCCATCGAGCGCTGCGGGCTCGGCGCACCTTCCCACATCACGGCCGCCCCGAGCGCCGCCTCGTTGGCGCGGAACGTCAGCGTCATCGTGTCCGGCGCCGACGCTTCCACGGACGACCCGTCGTCGACCTCGTACTTCGTACGACGCTGCGAGGTCAGCCGGGCCTCGGACTCGATGCCGCCGAGCACGTGGTCGAGCAGATCGACGAAGTGACCCGCGTGGACCTGCGAGTTCCCGGCTCGGGTGGAGTCGTCGAGGGTGTACGCGAAGGGGGCGATGATTCGACCGCCCGCACCCTTGCCGTGCGACGACCACGCCGAGACCGACTGCAGCGCGCCCAGCGCGCCGTCCTGCACCAGTCTTCGCGCCTCACGGATCGCCGGGTCGAATCTCCCCTGGAGGCCGACGAAGGTACATACCCCGGCCGGAATGCGGTCGACGAGTGCCTCGGCCTCGTCGTGATCGAGCGCCAGCGGCCACTCGGACAGCACGTGCTTGCCCGCGGCGTACGCCTCCTCGATCAGCTCTCGGTGGTACGGCACGCGTACCGACACGACGACGACGTCCACCTGCGGGCTCGCGGCGAGGTCGCGAGCCGACGTGTACCAGTGCTTCGCGCCGGCGCGTTCGGCACCGCGGCGGGCGGTTTCCGCACGGGTCGTCGCGACCGCCGAGACCTCGATCCCCCCGAACACTCTCGATCGCGGGCACGTGCGACCGGAACGCCCAGCCGTGATCGGGACTCGCCCCGATGATGCCGACCCGGATGACCATTGCTACCCCCTTCACCGTTGGTTCGAGATCTATCGAACCTAGCGGACTGCTCTCGTCCGTCATCGCGGGTGCGACGAA harbors:
- a CDS encoding DNA glycosylase AlkZ-like family protein, which produces MAAHELSRTDARRIAVRAQLLDAARPADLHEMVRRLSLLQVDQTSAIAPNADLSSWSRLGSTYAPGDLERALADGSMVELRGFIRPAQDLALYRADMAAWPGSGDVAEWMLAQRDWIDDNDACHRDITARLELSGPLTARDIPDTCIVPWRSTGWNNNRNVRMMLDLMEQRGEIATAGHKGRDRLWDLAVRVYPDDAVVPAPEARLLRDETRLRALGIARGKTTACPVEPNDVGTAGEPAVIDGVRGEWRVDPAQLGQPFSGRAALLSPLDRLVYDRSRMAELFDFDYQLEMYKPAAKRRWGYFALPILYGDRLVGKVDATADRKARVLRVDAIHRDVRFTKTMTAAIDHEIRDLADWLELDLDLPG
- a CDS encoding SDR family oxidoreductase translates to MTRPLTLITGGTRGIGAATALRLASAGHDLVLGYARDAAAAEQTAAGVREQGVDCLTVRADLLETAGIEALFAAAAECGTPTGVVNNAGATFHIGPLSDTPVDVVRRTVDLNLTSALLVARAAVRALSTSFGGRGGVLVNVSSGAATLGSPGEYVQYAAAKAGVDAMTVGLAQEVAADGVRVVGVAPGIVRTDIHAEAGEPDRVERVGPKVPLGRAGEPAEVADAIAWLLSDAASYVTGTTLRVAGGR
- a CDS encoding methyltransferase domain-containing protein, with protein sequence MSGWWQRTDYPRSSTYDPEWLLSLDMGPNPLWLLEDLLVDLVIPPGARVLDLGSGLGATSVFLAREFGAEVWATDLWVSEAAATKVIADCGVEDLVHVVNADVRSLSYDNEQFDVMVSIDSWEYFGTDDRVLPSLLRVLRPGGRIGIATPCLREEFATYEECPAHVREVVGWEAAAWHSPDWWRAQWARTGLVDVTSCRAQERGWSDWLAWTQALDARDPGSQRAVLDMLEADGGANLSFAMVTAVKR
- a CDS encoding ArsC/Spx/MgsR family protein, with the protein product MADLTLFHNPRCSTSRHAYDQVAGGDADVVEYLKMPLDRGQLLALIAKLEDPPADLVRKDAFFKQQGLDADRYTTPEAVADLLVEHPRLMQRPVLVRGDRAIIGRPKERVADFLA
- a CDS encoding Gfo/Idh/MocA family protein, coding for MFGGIEVSAVATTRAETARRGAERAGAKHWYTSARDLAASPQVDVVVVSVRVPYHRELIEEAYAAGKHVLSEWPLALDHDEAEALVDRIPAGVCTFVGLQGRFDPAIREARRLVQDGALGALQSVSAWSSHGKGAGGRIIAPFAYTLDDSTRAGNSQVHAGHFVDLLDHVLGGIESEARLTSQRRTKYEVDDGSSVEASAPDTMTLTFRANEAALGAAVMWEGAPSPQRSMAIAGELATLLLDGHPGGAPGSNQPQMAAWSLRLQDESGVRDVPIPAHGSGLPLEARNTAELWAAIRDDVDDGGSRAPTFTDALRLHRLIAP